A region from the Brachyspira hampsonii genome encodes:
- a CDS encoding EscU/YscU/HrcU family type III secretion system export apparatus switch protein, whose protein sequence is MNKNNKDIKNAAALLYNREVHNAPILISKGSNYLAKRMVDIARKHKVPVVSNEDTAKHLMQLEIGEEIPYSLYEAVSIILKYIYKLKAE, encoded by the coding sequence ATGAATAAAAATAATAAGGATATAAAAAATGCTGCTGCTTTATTATATAATAGAGAAGTTCATAATGCTCCTATACTCATATCGAAAGGCAGCAATTACTTAGCAAAAAGAATGGTTGATATTGCAAGAAAGCATAAAGTACCTGTGGTTTCCAATGAGGATACGGCTAAGCATCTTATGCAGTTGGAAATAGGAGAGGAGATACCTTATTCGCTTTATGAAGCTGTGAGTATAATATTAAAATATATATATAAATTAAAGGCAGAATAA
- a CDS encoding HD-GYP domain-containing protein, with amino-acid sequence MAKLTKINIQDIKAKAEKKDIYLYNDFLASTGYVALKEDDMQRFKKWDISEVFVEDNTSLDMEVSSDFDKFLREYKVFKKIYLNVIKKVRNNLGGYKNNNLVNINELNEILDEILDIVNRNLSSVLQLFNLTNLPKSDEYYVRSLNVSLISMIIGRAMKFSENRVKKLGIGAILYDIGLVKVPDKILDKIGKFTPEEYAEIKKHTVYGYKILKSSFRFEEDLAMISLMHHEFYNGKGYPRGLAGNQINLYSKIVAIAHAVEKMLKPMRIASSSSKAKDNKSTFSLMLEKSNENKKKDVTLCDAVKEIMHGANTKYDPNISKTFVSIFTVYPIGSIVLLNDKRKGFVFAANPNFPIRPIIKIVSNENGEFMEDGETINLLETNQLFIDGVDKDNNFLEEVRTKILDAEEKK; translated from the coding sequence ATGGCAAAATTAACTAAAATAAATATTCAGGATATAAAAGCAAAAGCTGAAAAGAAAGATATATATTTGTATAATGATTTTCTTGCATCTACAGGATATGTAGCTTTAAAAGAAGATGATATGCAAAGGTTTAAGAAATGGGATATTAGCGAAGTATTTGTTGAAGATAATACTTCTTTAGATATGGAAGTATCTTCTGATTTCGATAAATTTTTAAGGGAATATAAGGTATTTAAAAAAATATATTTAAATGTCATTAAAAAAGTTAGAAATAATTTAGGTGGATACAAAAATAATAATTTGGTTAATATTAATGAACTAAATGAAATTTTGGACGAAATATTGGATATAGTTAATAGGAATTTGAGCAGTGTACTTCAGCTTTTTAATTTAACAAATTTGCCTAAATCTGATGAATATTATGTAAGATCATTAAATGTTTCTTTAATATCGATGATTATCGGAAGAGCTATGAAGTTCTCTGAAAATAGAGTAAAAAAATTGGGAATAGGTGCTATCCTTTATGATATAGGGCTTGTAAAAGTTCCGGATAAGATTTTGGACAAAATAGGTAAATTTACTCCGGAAGAATATGCAGAGATAAAAAAACATACTGTTTACGGATATAAAATTCTTAAATCTAGTTTTAGATTTGAAGAAGATTTGGCTATGATATCTCTTATGCATCATGAGTTTTATAATGGTAAAGGATATCCTAGAGGACTTGCCGGAAATCAGATAAATTTATATTCAAAAATAGTTGCTATAGCACATGCTGTGGAAAAAATGCTTAAACCTATGAGAATAGCATCTTCTAGTTCTAAAGCAAAAGATAATAAATCTACATTTAGCTTGATGCTTGAAAAGAGCAATGAAAATAAAAAGAAAGATGTAACATTATGTGATGCAGTCAAAGAAATTATGCATGGTGCAAATACAAAGTATGATCCTAATATATCAAAAACTTTTGTAAGTATATTTACAGTATATCCTATAGGTTCTATAGTTTTATTGAATGATAAAAGAAAAGGATTTGTTTTTGCTGCTAATCCTAATTTTCCTATAAGACCTATAATTAAAATAGTATCCAATGAAAACGGTGAGTTTATGGAAGATGGAGAGACTATCAATTTATTAGAAACTAATCAATTGTTTATAGATGGTGTTGATAAAGATAATAATTTTTTAGAGGAGGTAAGAACTAAAATATTAGATGCTGAAGAAAAAAAGTAA
- a CDS encoding YraN family protein yields the protein MANKKTIGNLGEDIALKYLEELGFSLLERNFRGNKTRGEIDLVMTKGVVIVFIEVKYRRQGSFGYAAYSISERKKRKLYETAEEYLIEKGLSFNQKCSFGAVLIDDTHYNREISFIEDIFI from the coding sequence ATGGCTAACAAAAAAACTATAGGCAATCTAGGAGAGGATATTGCCTTAAAATATCTCGAAGAGCTTGGTTTTTCTCTTTTAGAGCGGAATTTTAGAGGAAATAAAACAAGAGGCGAGATAGATTTAGTAATGACAAAAGGAGTTGTTATTGTGTTTATAGAAGTAAAATATCGAAGACAAGGAAGTTTTGGATATGCAGCTTACTCAATATCTGAACGTAAGAAAAGAAAATTATACGAAACAGCTGAAGAATACTTAATCGAAAAAGGATTAAGTTTTAATCAAAAATGTTCCTTTGGGGCAGTTTTAATAGACGATACCCATTATAATCGTGAAATATCATTTATAGAAGATATATTTATTTAG
- a CDS encoding KpsF/GutQ family sugar-phosphate isomerase encodes MNIIERGKTTLLLESENLRDLSDKLDSNFENAVKELFNIKGRVITSGVGKSGHIARKAAATFASTGTPSFFVDPNECMHGDFGMITKEDYCLLYSKGGESREVIELVNWLCRQNIPYIAITNDINSTLSKNAKITLLTHVKEEACPLKLAPTVSTTASLALSDALATALMELRGFRAEDFAIFHPGGSLGRQLAKVKSIMHTENLPIIKTDTSLQDALFKIIECKLGIAIVVDEKNILKGIIVDGDLKRLLVKDDDIKNILSKEVKYIMNTSPKVIYEDTLIGEALHIMEGKITNLVVVNNNNNPIGIVHIHDILKIKAF; translated from the coding sequence ATGAATATAATAGAACGAGGAAAGACTACTCTTTTACTTGAGAGCGAGAATCTGAGAGATTTATCTGATAAACTTGACAGTAATTTTGAAAATGCAGTAAAAGAGTTATTTAATATCAAAGGCAGAGTAATAACTTCCGGAGTGGGAAAGAGCGGTCATATAGCAAGAAAGGCAGCTGCTACTTTTGCTTCTACTGGTACTCCGAGTTTTTTTGTTGATCCTAATGAATGTATGCATGGTGATTTTGGTATGATTACTAAAGAGGATTACTGTCTGCTGTATTCTAAAGGAGGCGAATCCCGTGAGGTTATAGAGCTTGTAAATTGGCTTTGCCGTCAGAATATACCATACATTGCTATTACAAATGATATTAATTCTACACTTTCTAAGAATGCTAAAATTACATTGCTTACTCATGTTAAAGAAGAGGCTTGCCCTCTTAAATTAGCTCCTACTGTAAGTACAACTGCTTCTTTAGCTTTATCTGATGCTTTGGCAACTGCTTTAATGGAGCTTAGAGGATTCAGAGCAGAAGATTTTGCAATATTCCATCCGGGAGGAAGTTTGGGAAGACAGCTTGCTAAGGTTAAATCTATTATGCATACTGAAAATTTACCTATAATTAAGACAGATACTTCATTGCAGGACGCTTTATTTAAAATCATAGAATGCAAACTTGGCATAGCTATCGTTGTTGACGAGAAGAATATTTTAAAAGGAATTATAGTAGACGGAGATTTAAAAAGGCTTCTTGTCAAAGATGATGATATAAAAAATATACTTTCCAAAGAAGTTAAATATATTATGAATACTTCTCCTAAAGTCATTTATGAAGATACTCTTATCGGAGAAGCTTTGCATATTATGGAAGGAAAGATCACTAATTTAGTAGTGGTAAACAATAACAATAATCCTATTGGTATAGTGCATATACATGATATTTTGAAGATAAAGGCTTTTTAA
- a CDS encoding McrB family protein has translation MRYWVFKHGSKDWGADIVNQAYQNNYCYCQFEYRTENSDDERVSFQDTGAVTKNWKFLKEVKVGDIIISGRSDLKFAWGYAIKPRFENPNLEKKAANCNKIIQEKYNELRSDNYYGYVEFEDCECFYENLEGGTGGWGQRIDVDKWNDYKKYGIYYPTSSNYKYNTIQEISKEDALNIVRALKNDPNFQFKEDVMEDYKKLLENNYNLILTGAPGTGKTYLAKQVAAKMIFSNNKEYAEDLEDDDNFKNQCKFVQFHPSYDYTDFVEGLRPIKDIDGKIGFERKDGVFKEFCKNALQNRSSKFVFIIDEINRGEISKIFGELFFAIDTGYRGEIGRVKTQYNNLISNDETDDEFEDGFFVPENVYIIGTMNDIDRSVESMDFAMRRRFAWKEIKAKDTQYMLDNILDNVILVETKERMNKLNEAIEKIEGFNSSYHIGASYFLKLKNYYDNSIDNKEEAFNNLWENHLKGLLYEYLRGMPDAESQLDELKNAYNLISTNGNAAII, from the coding sequence ATGAGGTATTGGGTATTCAAACATGGAAGTAAAGATTGGGGTGCAGATATAGTAAATCAGGCTTATCAAAATAATTATTGCTATTGTCAATTTGAATACAGAACAGAAAATAGTGATGATGAGAGAGTAAGTTTTCAAGACACTGGTGCTGTTACAAAAAATTGGAAATTTCTAAAAGAAGTAAAAGTAGGTGATATTATAATATCAGGTCGTTCAGATTTAAAGTTTGCTTGGGGATATGCTATAAAACCTAGGTTTGAAAATCCTAATTTAGAAAAGAAAGCGGCAAATTGTAATAAAATTATACAAGAAAAATATAATGAACTCCGTTCTGATAATTATTATGGTTATGTGGAATTTGAAGATTGCGAATGTTTCTATGAAAATTTGGAAGGTGGTACAGGAGGATGGGGTCAAAGAATAGATGTAGATAAATGGAATGATTATAAAAAATATGGGATATATTATCCTACTAGCAGTAATTATAAATATAACACTATACAAGAAATTTCTAAAGAAGATGCTTTAAATATAGTAAGAGCATTAAAAAATGACCCTAATTTCCAATTTAAGGAAGATGTAATGGAAGACTATAAAAAGTTATTAGAAAATAATTACAACCTCATACTCACAGGAGCTCCAGGTACAGGAAAAACCTATTTGGCTAAACAGGTTGCAGCTAAAATGATTTTTAGCAATAATAAGGAATATGCAGAAGATTTGGAAGATGATGATAATTTCAAAAATCAATGCAAGTTTGTGCAGTTTCACCCTTCTTATGATTACACCGATTTTGTTGAGGGATTAAGACCTATTAAAGATATTGACGGAAAAATTGGATTTGAAAGAAAGGACGGAGTTTTTAAAGAGTTCTGCAAAAATGCTTTACAAAATAGAAGCAGTAAGTTTGTATTTATAATAGATGAAATTAATAGAGGGGAGATTTCAAAAATATTTGGAGAATTATTTTTTGCTATTGATACGGGATACCGAGGAGAAATTGGAAGAGTAAAAACCCAATATAATAATTTAATTAGTAATGATGAAACAGATGATGAATTTGAAGACGGCTTCTTTGTTCCAGAGAATGTTTATATAATAGGCACTATGAATGATATTGACAGAAGTGTTGAAAGTATGGATTTTGCTATGCGTAGGAGATTTGCTTGGAAGGAAATTAAAGCTAAAGACACACAATATATGCTTGATAATATTTTAGATAATGTGATATTAGTTGAAACTAAAGAAAGAATGAATAAGTTAAATGAGGCGATAGAAAAAATCGAAGGCTTTAATTCTTCATATCATATAGGAGCTTCTTATTTTCTAAAACTAAAAAATTATTATGACAATTCAATAGATAATAAAGAAGAGGCATTTAATAATTTATGGGAGAATCATTTGAAAGGACTTTTATATGAGTATTTGAGAGGCATGCCTGATGCTGAAAGTCAACTTGATGAATTAAAAAATGCTTATAATTTAATTTCTACTAATGGAAATGCAGCAATAATATAG
- a CDS encoding McrC family protein, with protein sequence MNINNKIIKLKDNSKKKLLENDVNSLKEIAGKTLSSMKDNIIIFPNSIKESKDLEEESRIFDIVNDSICTNNIMGFISYKNTQIKISSRFANDNNDYFLHYMLMRVLNLNIINLDHSKDYDDSFDFLIYMFISFFKKALRHGLFKQYKSVKHNDCHIKGTIDINRYIKNNIPFNGKISYNTREYSYDNNITQLIRHTIEYINTKNRYLLNYDNEIKNYVHQIFYSTSSYEKNKRESVINKNLKKLSHPYYYEYEPLRKICIQILRHEKLKYGSNDNTVYGLLFDGAWLFEEYLNTFLIKENFIHAENRNSKNGIKLLNNAWRVYPDFYKLSDDNKNNIVLDAKYKRLDSNENIDRNDKHQIVSYAYTFNAKNAGFIYPLEETNYIDKNRITKIGFLNNIYNSYANSAIYKYALKIPNQNFNNIKEFSEAMKNVEKELKEDLK encoded by the coding sequence ATGAATATAAATAATAAAATTATTAAATTAAAAGATAACAGTAAGAAAAAATTATTAGAAAATGATGTTAATTCTCTTAAAGAAATAGCAGGCAAAACTCTTTCTAGTATGAAAGATAATATTATAATATTTCCTAACTCTATAAAAGAAAGTAAAGATTTAGAAGAAGAAAGCAGAATATTTGATATTGTTAATGACAGTATATGCACTAATAATATAATGGGATTTATAAGCTATAAAAACACTCAAATAAAAATATCTTCAAGATTTGCAAATGATAATAATGATTATTTTCTGCATTACATGCTTATGAGAGTGCTTAATCTTAATATTATTAATTTGGATCATAGCAAAGATTATGATGATTCATTTGATTTTTTGATTTATATGTTTATTAGTTTTTTTAAAAAAGCATTAAGACATGGGCTTTTTAAACAGTATAAATCAGTAAAACATAATGATTGTCATATAAAAGGAACTATTGATATTAACAGATACATCAAAAATAATATTCCTTTCAATGGTAAAATTTCGTATAATACTAGAGAATACAGTTATGATAATAATATCACGCAATTAATAAGGCACACCATAGAATATATAAACACAAAAAACAGATATCTTCTAAATTATGACAATGAAATAAAAAATTATGTTCATCAGATATTTTATTCTACTTCTAGTTATGAGAAAAATAAAAGAGAAAGCGTTATAAATAAAAACTTAAAAAAATTATCTCACCCCTACTATTATGAATACGAACCTTTGAGAAAAATATGCATTCAGATATTAAGGCATGAAAAATTAAAATACGGAAGTAATGATAATACTGTATACGGACTATTATTTGACGGGGCTTGGCTTTTTGAAGAATATTTAAATACTTTTTTAATTAAAGAGAATTTTATTCATGCTGAAAATAGAAACTCAAAGAATGGTATTAAATTACTTAATAATGCTTGGAGAGTTTACCCGGACTTCTATAAATTATCAGATGATAATAAAAATAATATAGTGCTTGATGCTAAATATAAAAGACTTGACAGTAATGAAAATATAGATAGAAACGACAAACATCAAATAGTATCTTATGCTTATACATTTAATGCAAAAAATGCTGGATTTATTTATCCATTGGAAGAAACTAATTATATTGATAAAAATAGAATTACAAAAATAGGTTTTTTAAATAATATTTATAACAGTTATGCTAATAGTGCCATATATAAATATGCTTTGAAAATTCCTAATCAAAATTTCAATAATATAAAAGAATTTTCTGAAGCTATGAAAAATGTTGAAAAAGAATTAAAAGAAGATTTAAAATAA
- the fabV gene encoding enoyl-ACP reductase FabV codes for MVVEPKILNNICITAHPLGCDKEVENQINYVKSQPKVKSNVKNALILGGSGGYGLASRIAIAYGLGAKTMSVSFEKEATARRTATPGWYNNEAFGSFAKKDGIEDKNLILDAFLNASKEEVIKEAKTFFNGEKIDLVIYSLAAPVRMDESTGTLYRSSLKPIGKKYNGIGVDFLTEELLEVSIDPANEDDIKSTVKVMGGEDWKLWTDALLNADLLAENAINIAYSYIGPEMTKAVYREGTIGKAKDHLEATAYELDKEMQDKVKGHAYVSVNKAVVTRSSAVIPTVPLYIGILFKVMKNKGIHEGCIEQMYRLLNEKLFNGGEIPVDSENRIRLDDWELREDVQKEVLDSWNKLTKDNLKEIADLALFRKDYMNMHGFDEEGIDYSQDVQI; via the coding sequence ATGGTAGTAGAGCCAAAAATATTAAATAATATATGTATAACAGCTCATCCATTAGGCTGTGACAAAGAGGTAGAAAATCAAATTAATTATGTGAAATCACAGCCTAAAGTGAAATCTAATGTTAAGAATGCACTTATATTAGGCGGTTCAGGCGGATACGGACTTGCAAGCAGAATAGCTATAGCTTATGGATTAGGTGCTAAAACAATGAGCGTGTCATTTGAAAAAGAAGCTACAGCAAGAAGAACAGCTACACCGGGTTGGTATAATAATGAGGCTTTTGGTTCTTTTGCTAAAAAAGATGGAATAGAGGATAAAAATTTAATATTAGATGCTTTTTTAAATGCTTCAAAAGAGGAAGTTATTAAAGAAGCTAAAACATTTTTCAATGGCGAAAAAATAGATTTAGTTATATACAGTTTGGCAGCTCCTGTGAGAATGGATGAATCAACAGGAACACTTTACCGTTCATCTTTAAAACCTATAGGAAAAAAATATAATGGAATAGGTGTAGATTTTCTTACAGAGGAGTTATTGGAAGTATCTATTGACCCTGCCAATGAAGATGATATAAAATCTACTGTAAAAGTTATGGGCGGAGAAGATTGGAAATTATGGACAGATGCTTTGCTTAATGCTGATTTATTAGCAGAAAATGCTATTAATATAGCTTATTCTTATATAGGACCTGAAATGACAAAAGCTGTATACAGAGAAGGAACCATAGGAAAAGCTAAGGATCATTTAGAGGCAACAGCATATGAATTGGATAAAGAGATGCAAGATAAAGTAAAAGGACATGCTTATGTATCAGTAAATAAAGCAGTAGTAACTAGATCTTCAGCAGTTATTCCTACAGTTCCTCTTTACATAGGTATATTATTTAAAGTGATGAAAAATAAAGGTATTCATGAGGGATGCATAGAGCAAATGTACAGGCTTTTAAATGAGAAGCTTTTTAATGGCGGAGAAATACCTGTTGACAGCGAAAACAGAATAAGATTAGATGATTGGGAATTAAGAGAAGATGTTCAAAAAGAAGTTTTGGACTCTTGGAATAAATTGACAAAGGATAATTTGAAAGAAATAGCTGATTTAGCATTGTTCAGAAAAGACTATATGAATATGCATGGCTTTGATGAGGAAGGTATTGATTATAGCCAAGATGTGCAGATATGA
- the rpsT gene encoding 30S ribosomal protein S20 — MPNIASASKRLRQNEVRNLYNRKIKSFLNTQKKKVIKAVDSNDKNLASEEFKKYASALDKAARKSVIHANRAAVKKSDMMKKINAMN; from the coding sequence ATGCCTAATATAGCTTCTGCATCTAAAAGATTAAGACAGAATGAAGTTAGAAATCTTTATAATAGAAAAATTAAAAGTTTTTTAAATACCCAAAAAAAGAAAGTAATTAAAGCTGTAGATAGTAATGATAAAAATCTTGCTTCAGAAGAATTTAAAAAATATGCAAGTGCTTTAGATAAAGCTGCTAGAAAATCTGTTATTCATGCTAATAGAGCAGCTGTTAAAAAATCTGATATGATGAAAAAAATTAATGCTATGAATTGA
- a CDS encoding PepSY-like domain-containing protein, whose protein sequence is MKYLKLILLVFIFNLNIYSQTITENSLPLRAKNFLNLNFPGNNIESVSLYQNGGGYEVDIDFGYKFIFYNTGLWKKISIINDETKNIGIPRSCIHKSMVNVIDNEYPHSKITEIERKDKNFIIKLDDKYLIEITGYGIMISQENLDNEQTDSSN, encoded by the coding sequence ATGAAATATTTAAAATTAATTTTGCTTGTATTTATATTTAATTTAAATATATACTCTCAAACTATAACAGAAAATTCTCTGCCTTTGAGAGCAAAAAATTTTTTAAATCTTAATTTTCCCGGAAATAATATAGAATCAGTTTCATTATATCAAAATGGCGGAGGATATGAAGTAGATATAGATTTCGGATATAAATTTATTTTTTATAATACCGGACTTTGGAAAAAAATATCTATAATCAATGATGAAACTAAAAATATTGGAATACCTAGAAGCTGCATACATAAATCTATGGTTAATGTTATAGATAATGAATATCCTCATTCTAAAATAACTGAGATAGAGCGTAAAGATAAAAATTTTATTATCAAATTAGATGATAAATATTTAATAGAAATCACAGGATACGGTATTATGATAAGTCAGGAAAATTTAGATAATGAGCAGACCGATTCCTCTAATTAA